In one window of Halorubrum sp. BV1 DNA:
- a CDS encoding alpha/beta hydrolase, with protein MSDTSETDLPLEHVHVAPDTDPANAPAVFVLHGRGADEEDLLPVARHLPDDLHVVSLRAPDPLQGGYTWYELDLSAGGLESSQPDAEDFRRSLDLVVETVEAAVDAYDIDADRVGLLGFSQGAITSLSLLLEEPDRYAWAVALHGYLADSHADLDPAGIEGKPVFVGAGAGDRVIPESRSAAAADRFEALGADVTRGSYPGGHGIGQQELSDVVAFVESRAGGA; from the coding sequence ATGTCCGACACCTCGGAGACCGATCTCCCGCTCGAACACGTCCACGTCGCGCCCGACACAGACCCCGCGAACGCCCCGGCCGTCTTCGTCCTGCACGGCCGCGGGGCCGACGAGGAGGACCTGCTGCCGGTGGCACGACACCTCCCCGACGACCTCCACGTCGTGAGCCTGCGGGCACCGGACCCGCTTCAGGGGGGGTACACGTGGTACGAGCTCGACCTGTCCGCGGGCGGCCTCGAATCGAGCCAGCCGGACGCCGAGGACTTCCGACGCAGTCTCGACCTCGTCGTCGAGACGGTCGAGGCCGCGGTCGACGCCTACGACATCGACGCCGACCGGGTCGGCCTGCTCGGATTCAGTCAGGGCGCGATCACGAGCCTCTCGCTCCTCCTCGAAGAGCCGGACCGGTACGCGTGGGCCGTCGCGCTCCACGGCTACCTCGCCGACTCGCACGCCGACCTCGACCCGGCCGGGATCGAGGGCAAACCGGTGTTCGTCGGTGCGGGAGCCGGCGACCGCGTTATCCCCGAGTCGCGCTCGGCGGCCGCGGCCGACCGGTTCGAGGCGCTCGGTGCGGACGTGACCCGCGGCAGCTACCCCGGCGGCCACGGAATCGGCCAGCAGGAGCTGTCCGACGTGGTCGCGTTCGTGGAGTCGCGAGCCGGCGGCGCGTGA
- the dph2 gene encoding diphthamide biosynthesis enzyme Dph2 produces MSGSTEGDLTKTGMALKHDREWDYELDRILEAIEERDASKVGLQFPEGLKRRGPKVADDLREIAPDDVTFMLSGQPCYGACDLDTYLMRRTDVFVHFGHTPMKESDSIVYVPLFSNVDPFPIMEDALDEELSPPEEDADVGLVTTAQHMNRFEEMTDWLEERGYEVHTRRGDDRLTKEGQVLGCNYASADIDAEQVLYVGGGKFHPVGLAMEHPDKRVIIADPVNNVVKVAEHDQFLKQRYASVHKAMDAEKWGVIFCTKIGQGRWETAQEIVENNDNAYLITMDEVTPDRLRNFDMDAFVNTGCPRITTDDGPRFHKPMLTPGEYEAAIGEKPLDSIEFDTFHDTW; encoded by the coding sequence ATGAGCGGCTCCACGGAGGGCGACCTCACGAAGACCGGGATGGCCCTGAAACACGACCGCGAGTGGGACTACGAACTCGACCGGATCTTGGAGGCGATTGAGGAGCGAGACGCCTCGAAGGTCGGCCTCCAGTTCCCCGAGGGACTCAAGCGCCGCGGTCCGAAGGTGGCAGACGACCTCCGCGAAATCGCCCCCGACGACGTGACGTTCATGCTGTCGGGCCAGCCCTGTTACGGTGCCTGTGACCTCGACACGTACCTGATGCGCCGGACCGACGTGTTCGTCCACTTCGGACACACGCCGATGAAGGAGTCCGACAGCATCGTCTACGTCCCCCTCTTCTCGAACGTCGACCCGTTCCCGATCATGGAGGACGCCCTCGACGAGGAGCTGTCGCCGCCGGAGGAGGACGCCGACGTGGGGCTCGTCACGACGGCCCAGCACATGAACCGCTTCGAGGAGATGACGGACTGGCTCGAAGAGCGCGGCTACGAGGTCCACACCCGCCGCGGCGACGACCGGCTCACGAAGGAGGGACAGGTCTTGGGGTGTAACTACGCCTCCGCCGACATCGACGCGGAGCAGGTGCTGTACGTCGGCGGCGGGAAGTTCCATCCGGTCGGACTCGCGATGGAGCACCCCGACAAGCGCGTGATCATCGCCGACCCGGTCAACAACGTCGTGAAGGTCGCCGAACACGACCAGTTCCTCAAGCAGCGCTACGCCTCGGTCCACAAGGCGATGGACGCCGAGAAGTGGGGCGTCATCTTCTGTACGAAGATCGGCCAAGGTCGGTGGGAAACCGCCCAGGAGATCGTCGAGAACAACGACAACGCCTACCTGATCACGATGGACGAGGTGACGCCGGACCGCCTGCGCAACTTCGATATGGACGCGTTCGTCAACACCGGCTGTCCCCGGATCACGACCGACGACGGCCCGCGCTTCCACAAGCCCATGCTGACGCCGGGCGAGTACGAGGCCGCGATCGGCGAGAAGCCGCTCGATTCGATCGAGTTCGACACGTTCCACGACACTTGGTAG
- the proS gene encoding proline--tRNA ligase — MSDDDQELGITESKSHNTGEWYAEVVQKAGLADYGPEGMSGFIVTRPRAYALWERLQGFLDAKFKDTGVQNAYFPMFIPESYLEREKDIVEGFDPEVAWVTEAGTNELEERLAVRPTSESIITPYISQWVRSHRDLPLRVNQWCSVVRWEATETKPFFRTKEFLWQEGHTAHATREDAWAETMTRLDQYESVYEDLLAIPVLKGQKPDHDKFPGADTTTTVEALMPDGKSVQGATSHHLGQSFAEAFDITYSDETEEKRTAHTTSWGLSWRALGALIMTHSDEQGLVVPPTVAPEQVVVVPIWQEDTKDEVLAYAEGVADDLDDAGVRVELDDRDERNPGFKFNEHELNGVPLRIEIGPHEVEDDELTLVHRPDGESVVEDRTDIVETVRDHFETIYAKLYAAAEETLDGEVREADDRAEILGTLGQHGGYVKTPWCGDEECEEPIKEPMAAEIVMVPFEDEDPLVAGDHGETCAICGDDAERTAYFAKSY; from the coding sequence ATGAGCGACGACGACCAGGAGCTCGGAATCACCGAGTCCAAGTCACACAACACCGGCGAGTGGTACGCCGAGGTCGTACAGAAGGCGGGGCTCGCCGACTACGGCCCCGAGGGGATGAGCGGGTTCATCGTCACCCGCCCGCGAGCGTACGCCCTCTGGGAGCGACTGCAGGGCTTCCTCGACGCGAAGTTCAAAGACACCGGCGTCCAGAACGCCTACTTCCCCATGTTCATCCCCGAGTCCTACCTCGAACGCGAGAAGGACATCGTCGAGGGGTTCGACCCCGAGGTCGCGTGGGTGACCGAGGCGGGAACGAACGAGCTCGAAGAGCGGCTCGCCGTCCGTCCCACCTCCGAGTCGATCATCACGCCGTACATCTCCCAGTGGGTTCGGAGCCACCGCGACCTCCCGCTGCGCGTGAACCAGTGGTGCTCGGTCGTGCGCTGGGAGGCGACGGAGACGAAGCCGTTCTTCCGCACGAAGGAGTTCCTCTGGCAGGAGGGCCACACCGCCCACGCCACGCGTGAGGACGCGTGGGCGGAGACGATGACCCGGCTCGACCAGTACGAGTCCGTCTACGAGGATCTGCTCGCGATTCCGGTCCTAAAGGGCCAGAAACCGGATCACGACAAGTTCCCCGGCGCGGACACGACCACGACCGTCGAGGCGCTGATGCCCGACGGGAAGTCGGTGCAGGGCGCGACCTCCCACCACCTCGGACAGTCGTTCGCGGAGGCGTTCGACATCACGTACTCGGACGAGACCGAAGAGAAGCGAACCGCCCACACCACCTCGTGGGGGCTCTCGTGGCGCGCGCTCGGCGCGCTGATCATGACCCACTCCGACGAGCAGGGGCTCGTCGTCCCGCCGACGGTCGCGCCCGAACAGGTCGTCGTCGTCCCGATCTGGCAGGAGGACACCAAAGACGAGGTGCTCGCGTACGCCGAGGGCGTCGCCGACGACCTCGACGACGCCGGCGTCCGCGTCGAACTCGACGACCGTGACGAGCGCAATCCTGGATTCAAGTTCAACGAGCACGAACTGAACGGCGTTCCGCTCCGGATCGAGATCGGCCCCCACGAGGTCGAAGACGACGAACTCACCCTCGTCCACCGACCCGACGGCGAGAGCGTGGTCGAGGACCGGACCGACATCGTCGAGACCGTCCGCGACCACTTTGAGACGATCTACGCGAAGCTGTACGCGGCCGCCGAGGAGACGCTCGACGGCGAGGTGCGCGAGGCGGACGACCGCGCCGAGATCCTGGGTACGCTCGGCCAGCACGGCGGGTACGTGAAGACCCCCTGGTGCGGCGACGAGGAGTGCGAGGAGCCGATCAAAGAGCCGATGGCCGCCGAGATCGTGATGGTCCCCTTCGAGGACGAGGACCCGCTCGTCGCGGGCGACCACGGCGAGACCTGCGCGATCTGCGGCGACGACGCCGAGCGGACGGCGTACTTCGCGAAGTCGTACTGA
- a CDS encoding DUF790 family protein: MLRKDLLRVSRAGGGYRPRFTTRQHRPLAARVLGTFEAHVGERRGDLDDALADLEAEAAETGGDFKLVRGFAALVERACTFETRAPVPPRRVRRATFEAAEAVGVASEAERETAISRAADALGIDPADVEASLYADRDVNEVLVDADVRWDPDSLLEQYDLSLAQTALFDATEVRVRSNDPKRLVSAVKRLRLMYELETTPEGRELVVTGPDALFSRTRRYGTAFARLLRTVAESAEWKLEATIDDRGRERTLRLDAGDVTVPGVEPVAEPDFDSGVEADFAGRFRALDLDWTLVREPEPLETGASVMIPDFAFDYDHADFRLFFEVMGFWTPEYVEKKLGQLADVEDVDLLVAVDESLGVGEAIAARDHRVVSYSGTVRVKDVVDVLREYEAEFIAAAAADLPDALSPDSDAIRLADLAADRGVGVEAIAEKSFPDHELVGRTLVRPAVLEELADEIDAGMSLSAAEAVLDDHDIDDASAALSRLGYRVAWEGLGGGTLREKDA; this comes from the coding sequence GTGCTTCGGAAGGATCTCCTGCGCGTCTCGCGGGCCGGCGGAGGCTACCGCCCTCGGTTTACCACCCGTCAGCACCGCCCGCTCGCCGCGCGGGTGCTCGGGACGTTCGAGGCGCACGTCGGCGAGCGCCGCGGCGACCTCGACGACGCGCTCGCGGACCTCGAAGCGGAGGCCGCGGAGACGGGAGGCGACTTCAAGCTCGTCCGCGGGTTCGCGGCGCTCGTCGAGCGCGCCTGCACCTTCGAAACGCGCGCGCCGGTCCCGCCGCGCCGCGTCCGGCGGGCGACGTTCGAGGCCGCCGAGGCGGTCGGCGTCGCGAGCGAGGCGGAACGCGAGACGGCGATCAGCCGCGCCGCCGACGCGCTCGGGATCGATCCCGCCGACGTGGAGGCGTCGCTGTACGCCGACCGCGACGTCAACGAGGTGCTCGTCGACGCCGACGTGCGCTGGGACCCGGACTCCTTGCTAGAACAGTACGACCTCTCGCTCGCCCAGACCGCGCTCTTCGACGCCACCGAGGTCCGCGTGCGGTCGAACGACCCGAAGCGACTCGTCTCGGCGGTCAAGCGGCTCCGCCTGATGTACGAACTGGAGACCACGCCCGAGGGCCGCGAACTGGTCGTCACCGGCCCGGACGCGCTCTTCTCGCGCACGCGGCGGTACGGCACCGCGTTCGCGCGGCTGCTCCGGACCGTCGCCGAGTCGGCAGAGTGGAAGCTGGAGGCGACGATCGACGACCGCGGCCGCGAGCGCACGCTGCGGCTCGACGCGGGCGACGTGACCGTACCCGGCGTCGAGCCGGTCGCGGAGCCCGACTTCGACAGCGGCGTCGAGGCCGACTTCGCCGGCCGGTTCCGCGCGCTCGATCTCGACTGGACGCTCGTACGCGAGCCGGAGCCGTTAGAAACCGGCGCGAGCGTCATGATCCCCGACTTCGCGTTCGACTACGACCACGCCGACTTCCGACTGTTCTTCGAGGTGATGGGCTTTTGGACGCCCGAGTACGTCGAAAAGAAGCTCGGCCAGCTCGCGGACGTCGAGGACGTGGACCTGCTCGTCGCCGTCGACGAGAGCCTCGGCGTCGGCGAAGCGATCGCCGCGCGCGACCACCGCGTCGTCAGCTACTCCGGGACCGTCCGCGTGAAAGACGTGGTCGACGTGCTCCGCGAGTACGAGGCCGAGTTCATCGCCGCCGCCGCCGCCGACCTCCCAGACGCGCTCTCGCCCGACTCCGACGCGATCCGACTGGCCGATCTGGCTGCCGACCGGGGCGTCGGCGTCGAGGCCATCGCCGAGAAGTCCTTTCCTGACCACGAACTCGTCGGGCGGACGCTGGTTCGTCCCGCGGTACTCGAAGAGTTGGCAGACGAGATCGACGCGGGAATGTCGCTGTCGGCCGCGGAGGCGGTCCTCGACGACCACGACATCGACGACGCGAGCGCCGCGCTCTCGCGACTCGGCTACCGCGTCGCGTGGGAGGGACTCGGCGGCGGGACGCTCCGCGAAAAGGACGCGTAG
- a CDS encoding PAS domain-containing sensor histidine kinase → MVSQTAATLPAAFDRLRVGIALYDVDNATIRDANDRLEALLGYTARDLRGMPVERYTANTYGFSADDFAERLRAAVEGDPQRFTWRVKRADGELVWTSVSLTQRGPDGDARALAEIRDITDYYTASRRETLFWRILRHNLRNETNKIVGYAEQIRRATAIDGCRITDEDRRIADEETRRSVRDAAESVCSTAMDLGTVATSVKEIQQAAVQSKADRSHRAATEAVRDVVAALDSTYPNATVRVEERRPMWVHVDAAFDHALRHAIKNAVRHSDDSDPVVDVTVGPSPNTGRVEIRVADRNPSIPQTEIDALDEFADLTSTRHGTGVGLFVMKWCIESIGGELAFERREPRGNLVRLYLPARDSPHETSEVTGDE, encoded by the coding sequence ATGGTTTCACAAACGGCAGCCACGTTGCCCGCGGCGTTCGATCGGCTCCGAGTCGGGATCGCGCTGTACGATGTCGACAATGCGACCATCCGAGACGCGAACGACCGGCTGGAGGCGCTTCTCGGCTACACGGCCCGTGACTTGCGCGGCATGCCGGTCGAGCGATACACCGCTAACACGTACGGCTTTTCGGCGGACGACTTCGCCGAACGGCTCCGGGCAGCCGTCGAGGGCGATCCGCAGCGGTTCACGTGGCGGGTCAAGCGGGCAGACGGCGAACTGGTCTGGACCAGCGTGTCGCTCACGCAGCGAGGCCCCGACGGCGACGCGCGCGCACTCGCTGAGATCCGAGACATCACCGACTACTACACCGCGAGCCGCCGGGAGACGCTGTTCTGGCGCATCCTCCGTCACAACCTCCGCAACGAGACGAACAAAATCGTCGGCTACGCAGAGCAGATACGTCGGGCGACTGCGATCGACGGCTGTCGAATCACGGACGAGGACCGCCGGATCGCGGACGAGGAGACGCGCAGGTCCGTTCGCGACGCCGCCGAGTCCGTCTGCTCGACCGCGATGGATCTCGGCACGGTCGCGACGTCGGTCAAGGAGATCCAGCAGGCGGCGGTGCAGTCGAAGGCGGACCGATCACACCGGGCGGCGACCGAGGCCGTCAGGGACGTCGTCGCCGCACTCGACTCGACGTATCCGAACGCGACCGTCCGGGTGGAAGAGCGCCGGCCGATGTGGGTGCACGTGGACGCCGCCTTCGACCACGCGCTCCGCCACGCAATCAAGAACGCCGTCCGACACAGCGACGACTCCGATCCGGTCGTCGATGTGACTGTTGGCCCTTCGCCCAACACCGGACGGGTAGAGATACGCGTCGCCGACCGGAATCCGTCCATTCCGCAGACGGAAATCGACGCGCTCGACGAGTTCGCCGACCTGACGAGCACGCGCCACGGAACCGGCGTCGGCCTGTTCGTGATGAAGTGGTGTATCGAGTCGATCGGCGGCGAGTTGGCGTTCGAGCGCCGAGAACCGCGGGGTAACCTCGTTCGGCTGTACCTCCCCGCCAGAGACAGCCCGCACGAGACGAGTGAGGTGACGGGAGACGAGTGA
- a CDS encoding DUF4897 domain-containing protein has translation MQRTAPLLVVAAVLVALGVAATGGTAGAPGDATAESSVAPVGFEQTEIDPDDVLIETAVDADGSATWEIQYRVRLSSEEEEQAFTDLRTDVESNTTAYTDRFSERMTATAAAAENATGRDMTVTNVTVSADRRELPQSYGVLTYRFEWRNFAAVDGDRIIVGDAIDELFLDDDTSLIVSWPEAYRVAETTPAPTETRDDSVVWRGPADFTEGEPRVSLEPTGGASGVSLPLFGAIILLVFFGAAAVAAHRGGYVDLGRSDSPGTDTGDSAVTAPDSDDAVGSQSASPSVKAADPDSSADPDSSADAGDATTDAPSVDEELLSNEEQVLRLIESNGGRMKQKLVAEELDWTAAKTSQVVTGLRDDDELDGFRLGRENVLSLPDYEATDDGEAAGGDDTAGDGADAAGGSTGDGD, from the coding sequence GTGCAGCGAACGGCCCCGCTCCTCGTCGTCGCCGCGGTGCTCGTCGCCCTCGGCGTCGCGGCGACCGGCGGTACTGCGGGAGCGCCCGGCGACGCCACCGCCGAATCCAGCGTCGCCCCCGTCGGGTTCGAGCAGACGGAGATCGATCCGGACGACGTCCTGATCGAGACCGCGGTCGACGCCGACGGCAGCGCGACGTGGGAGATTCAGTACCGCGTCCGACTCTCCTCCGAGGAGGAAGAGCAGGCGTTCACGGACCTCCGAACTGACGTCGAATCGAACACGACGGCGTACACCGACCGGTTTAGCGAGCGGATGACCGCGACCGCCGCCGCCGCCGAGAACGCGACCGGCCGCGACATGACGGTGACGAACGTCACCGTGAGCGCCGACCGGCGCGAACTCCCGCAGTCGTACGGCGTGCTCACCTACCGGTTCGAGTGGCGGAACTTCGCCGCGGTCGACGGCGATCGGATCATCGTGGGCGACGCCATCGACGAGCTGTTCCTCGACGACGACACGTCGCTCATCGTCTCGTGGCCGGAGGCATACCGAGTCGCCGAGACGACGCCCGCGCCCACCGAGACCCGCGACGACTCCGTCGTCTGGCGGGGGCCGGCTGACTTCACCGAGGGCGAACCACGCGTCTCGCTCGAACCGACCGGGGGCGCGAGCGGCGTGAGCCTCCCGCTTTTCGGAGCGATCATTCTCCTCGTCTTCTTCGGTGCGGCGGCGGTCGCCGCTCACCGCGGCGGGTACGTCGACCTCGGACGCAGCGATTCTCCGGGCACGGACACCGGAGATTCGGCGGTCACGGCACCCGACTCGGACGACGCGGTCGGATCGCAGTCCGCGAGCCCGAGTGTCAAGGCGGCGGACCCGGATAGTTCGGCGGATCCGGACAGTTCGGCCGACGCCGGCGACGCGACCACCGACGCCCCATCCGTCGACGAGGAGCTGTTGAGCAACGAAGAGCAGGTGCTCCGTCTCATCGAGTCGAACGGCGGCCGAATGAAACAAAAGCTGGTCGCAGAGGAACTCGACTGGACGGCGGCCAAGACCAGCCAGGTCGTGACCGGCCTCCGCGACGACGACGAGCTCGACGGCTTCCGACTCGGGCGCGAGAACGTCCTGTCGCTCCCTGACTACGAGGCGACCGACGACGGCGAGGCTGCCGGCGGTGACGACACGGCGGGTGACGGAGCGGACGCTGCCGGTGGATCGACCGGCGACGGCGACTGA
- a CDS encoding DUF5788 family protein — protein sequence MKEYERKRLLERVNREAATVGADIPEEIEVQGEPIDLRSFVFEIKRRDSVPPGERERVEQAKRNLRRERLERLEPIEDNEVSYAEGEALAASIIGIDRALEALEGLDAADPETEARRQETADRKRWMNFLKKALGREDAGGGRTRF from the coding sequence GTGAAGGAGTACGAGCGAAAGAGGCTCCTCGAACGCGTCAACCGCGAGGCCGCGACGGTGGGTGCGGACATCCCCGAGGAGATCGAGGTTCAGGGCGAACCGATCGACCTCCGATCGTTCGTCTTCGAGATCAAGCGCCGCGACTCGGTCCCGCCGGGAGAGCGCGAGCGAGTCGAGCAGGCGAAGCGGAACCTCCGTCGCGAGCGGCTCGAACGGCTGGAGCCGATCGAAGACAACGAGGTGAGCTACGCGGAGGGCGAGGCGCTCGCGGCCTCGATAATCGGGATCGACCGCGCGCTCGAGGCGCTTGAGGGGCTCGACGCGGCCGACCCGGAGACGGAGGCGAGGCGGCAGGAGACGGCCGACCGAAAGCGGTGGATGAACTTCTTAAAGAAGGCGCTCGGCCGCGAGGACGCCGGCGGCGGACGGACTAGATTCTAA
- a CDS encoding CoA pyrophosphatase, which yields MDLSALRGYTPGTITGARREAAVLAPVIARDEPHLLFTKRADHLGEHPGQMSFPGGGREPFDRTLTDTALREANEEVGLRPEEVDVLGRIDDTRTSSEYRIRPFVGVAPDREYVPDESEVAEVVVLPVSGLTDPANYESERRDHPTYGRHRIHFFHVDGYTVWGATGRMVVQLLERTTDWRAPEEVDRVVEPDAELPV from the coding sequence ATGGACCTGTCGGCGCTGCGTGGGTACACGCCGGGGACGATCACCGGAGCGCGCCGCGAGGCGGCCGTGCTGGCTCCCGTCATCGCGCGCGACGAGCCCCACCTGCTTTTCACCAAGCGCGCCGACCACCTCGGCGAGCACCCCGGGCAGATGAGCTTCCCCGGGGGCGGCCGCGAGCCGTTCGACCGCACCCTGACCGACACCGCGCTGCGCGAGGCGAACGAGGAGGTCGGGCTCCGTCCCGAGGAGGTCGACGTGCTGGGACGGATCGACGACACGCGCACGTCGAGCGAGTACCGGATCCGGCCGTTCGTCGGCGTCGCGCCCGACCGCGAGTACGTCCCCGACGAGTCGGAGGTCGCGGAGGTGGTCGTCCTCCCCGTGAGCGGACTGACGGACCCCGCGAACTACGAGTCGGAGCGACGCGACCACCCCACGTACGGCCGCCACCGCATCCACTTCTTCCACGTCGACGGCTACACGGTCTGGGGCGCGACCGGTCGGATGGTCGTCCAGCTGTTAGAGCGGACCACGGACTGGCGCGCGCCGGAGGAGGTCGACCGCGTGGTCGAACCGGACGCCGAACTCCCGGTCTGA
- a CDS encoding rubrerythrin-like domain-containing protein, translated as MRPECDTSGEKVYECFKCGSRCETGGACPACGGELRHLGRSRDL; from the coding sequence ATGCGCCCAGAGTGTGACACTAGTGGTGAAAAAGTGTACGAGTGTTTCAAATGCGGGTCGCGGTGTGAGACCGGTGGGGCCTGTCCGGCCTGTGGCGGCGAACTGCGTCACTTAGGGCGGTCGCGAGACCTGTAG
- a CDS encoding YkgJ family cysteine cluster protein, translating into MESLEAELARARDLDPAELADSIESIGFECTRCGGCCTGYAPTEPGGAPAGEGVGERAADEGAEAGVNDDSDGDDRPTGEADREPHTATVFPDEVRRVADAAEAEFGEAYDWRDVARPMPFGLSEDGDGGLSGETFEWALATDDCGDCTFYEEVDGRGACAVHDARPLICQTYPFSVGSEGESRRDDGGGLGATEPMGGVVEREGLVRAHECEGLGRDISREDAEELAAALKERAVRELEEAIGVRDGYEPTDVDGVVVHDSEGQKRPDGSRVTKTNT; encoded by the coding sequence ATGGAGTCGCTCGAAGCCGAACTCGCGCGAGCCCGCGATCTCGACCCCGCCGAACTCGCCGATTCGATCGAGTCGATCGGCTTCGAGTGCACGCGCTGTGGCGGCTGCTGTACGGGATACGCTCCCACCGAACCGGGCGGCGCGCCGGCGGGCGAAGGAGTTGGCGAGCGCGCGGCCGACGAGGGGGCTGAGGCGGGCGTGAACGACGACAGCGACGGCGACGACCGCCCGACCGGCGAGGCCGACCGCGAACCCCACACGGCGACCGTCTTCCCAGACGAGGTTCGCAGGGTTGCGGACGCAGCCGAGGCGGAGTTCGGCGAGGCGTACGACTGGCGCGACGTCGCGCGGCCGATGCCGTTCGGGCTCTCCGAGGACGGCGACGGCGGACTGAGCGGCGAGACGTTCGAGTGGGCGCTCGCGACGGACGACTGCGGCGATTGCACCTTCTACGAGGAGGTCGACGGACGGGGCGCGTGTGCCGTCCACGACGCGCGCCCGCTGATCTGTCAGACCTACCCGTTCAGCGTCGGAAGCGAAGGCGAGTCACGACGCGACGACGGCGGCGGCCTCGGAGCCACTGAACCGATGGGCGGCGTCGTCGAGCGGGAGGGGCTGGTGCGAGCACACGAGTGTGAGGGTCTGGGGCGTGATATCTCGCGGGAAGACGCGGAGGAACTGGCGGCGGCGCTCAAAGAGCGGGCCGTTCGGGAACTCGAGGAAGCGATCGGCGTCCGCGACGGCTACGAGCCCACCGACGTCGACGGGGTCGTGGTCCATGATTCGGAGGGACAGAAACGCCCCGACGGCAGCCGGGTGACTAAAACAAACACGTAA